One stretch of Orcinus orca chromosome 15, mOrcOrc1.1, whole genome shotgun sequence DNA includes these proteins:
- the RFLNA gene encoding refilin-A isoform X1: MVGHLHLQGMEESLKEKSREGLLDSPDSGLPPSPSPSPPFYSLAPGILDARAGGSGASSEAPGPGEAKAPLPLPPSTPAREMRPRMLPVFFGESIEVNPEPTPEIRCNSEVKYASEKHFRDKVFYAPVPTVTAYSETIVAAPNCTWRSYRSQLTLEPRPRALRFRSTTIIFPKRARSSFRTTLHLSLGRPRRWFTASVQLQLCPRPGPGLLGPAPL; this comes from the exons ATGGTGGGCCACCTGCATCTGCAGGGCATGGAGGAGAGCCTCAAGGAGAAGAGCCGGGAGGGCTTGCTGGACAGCCCTGACTCCGggctgccccccagccccagccccagcccgccCTTCTACTCCCTGGCGCCTGGCATCCTCGACGCTCGCGCGGGGGGCTCTGGCGCCTCCTCGGAGGCCCCCGGACCCGGCGAGGCCAAAGCG cccctccccctccccccgagcACCCCGGCGCGAGAGATGAGGCCCCGGATGCTGCCGGTGTTCTTTGGGGAGAGCATTGAGGTGAACCCAGAACCCACGCCCGAGATCCG CTGCAATTCCGAGGTCAAGTACGCCTCGGAGAAGCACTTCCGGGACAAGGTCTTCTACGCGCCGGTGCCCACGGTCACGGCCTACAGCGAGACGATCGTGGCCGCGCCTAACTGCACGTGGCGCAGCTACCGCAGCCAGCTGACCCTGGAGCCGCGGCCGCGCGCCCTGCGCTTCCGCAGCACCACCATCATCTTCCCCAAGCGCGCCCGCAGCTCCTTCCGCACCACCCTGCACCTCAGCCTGGGCCGGCCCCGCCGCTGGTTCACGGCCAGCGTGCAGCTGCAGCTGTGCCCGCGCCCCGGGCCCGGCCTGCTGGGCCCCGCGCCGCTCTGA
- the RFLNA gene encoding refilin-A isoform X2, producing MRPRMLPVFFGESIEVNPEPTPEIRCNSEVKYASEKHFRDKVFYAPVPTVTAYSETIVAAPNCTWRSYRSQLTLEPRPRALRFRSTTIIFPKRARSSFRTTLHLSLGRPRRWFTASVQLQLCPRPGPGLLGPAPL from the exons ATGAGGCCCCGGATGCTGCCGGTGTTCTTTGGGGAGAGCATTGAGGTGAACCCAGAACCCACGCCCGAGATCCG CTGCAATTCCGAGGTCAAGTACGCCTCGGAGAAGCACTTCCGGGACAAGGTCTTCTACGCGCCGGTGCCCACGGTCACGGCCTACAGCGAGACGATCGTGGCCGCGCCTAACTGCACGTGGCGCAGCTACCGCAGCCAGCTGACCCTGGAGCCGCGGCCGCGCGCCCTGCGCTTCCGCAGCACCACCATCATCTTCCCCAAGCGCGCCCGCAGCTCCTTCCGCACCACCCTGCACCTCAGCCTGGGCCGGCCCCGCCGCTGGTTCACGGCCAGCGTGCAGCTGCAGCTGTGCCCGCGCCCCGGGCCCGGCCTGCTGGGCCCCGCGCCGCTCTGA